In a genomic window of Armatimonas rosea:
- a CDS encoding cation acetate symporter produces MIPLLFVILVTVATVVLGIVATKRAQSASDFFVAGRQVSVGMNASAISGEYLSAASFMGVAGLILKNGYDALWYPVGYAAGYLLLLLFIAGPLRRFGAYTIPDFAEGRFDSPLFRKIAVSFVLFIGFFYTMPQMKGAGVTMGTIMNWPYWVGIVVVGSVITFNVALGGMKGITFVQAFQYWVKLFAISVPVFVLMAVYGGYNAKLSASTLEPKGIPKVTKDTTLKFVGKDKAPANAVSFSAASETTITFTKETEIDKISTARKPEAGEDKLDASLAVLPKVEGPIPAGTTVTILPLIVTKGGVPVLKDGKPVKTAPKLEFAKPTEAVLAAGSFVPNTQNNAKWGLPFGTLTSKHGFPLLYTYSLIIALICGTAGLPHILVRFYTNPDGRSAKATTFWVMVLIGAFYFFTPIWGALGRTDLPSLYANNKTDAVVIALPKAIGGVWGDILSGITSAGAFAAFMSTFSGLLVSMSGALAHDIYGKILKPKATPDERIKMFKIAAVIFGVIAMGLGLLVETFDIAMLVGWAFAIAAASYFPLLLLGAWWRGLTMPGAAAGMLGGGLCSLFAIIAFMLSDKKIITIDDPLVKSLCEQPAIWGVPLSMLLMFFVSKATASQIPADADVKMLRLHAPEELGHSRDYIEDSAGAH; encoded by the coding sequence TTGATTCCTCTGCTTTTTGTCATCCTCGTGACGGTCGCGACCGTCGTCCTGGGCATTGTCGCCACCAAGCGCGCCCAGTCTGCGTCGGACTTTTTCGTCGCCGGGCGCCAGGTCTCCGTGGGGATGAACGCCTCGGCGATCTCCGGGGAGTACCTCTCCGCAGCGAGCTTTATGGGAGTCGCCGGGCTCATCCTCAAGAACGGCTACGATGCCCTCTGGTACCCGGTCGGCTACGCCGCGGGCTACTTGCTCCTGCTACTCTTTATCGCGGGTCCTCTGCGCCGCTTCGGGGCCTACACCATCCCCGACTTCGCTGAGGGACGCTTCGACTCGCCGCTGTTCCGCAAGATCGCGGTGAGCTTCGTGCTCTTTATCGGGTTCTTCTACACCATGCCGCAGATGAAGGGCGCGGGGGTGACCATGGGCACCATCATGAACTGGCCGTACTGGGTCGGGATTGTGGTGGTCGGCTCCGTGATCACGTTCAACGTCGCCCTTGGTGGGATGAAGGGCATTACCTTTGTCCAAGCGTTCCAGTACTGGGTCAAGCTCTTTGCGATCTCCGTCCCGGTGTTCGTGCTCATGGCGGTCTACGGTGGCTACAACGCCAAGCTCTCCGCCTCGACCCTGGAGCCCAAGGGAATCCCCAAGGTCACCAAGGACACGACTCTGAAGTTTGTAGGAAAAGACAAGGCCCCCGCCAACGCCGTGAGCTTCTCCGCCGCGTCCGAGACCACGATCACCTTCACCAAAGAGACCGAGATCGACAAGATCAGCACCGCGCGCAAGCCCGAGGCGGGCGAGGACAAGCTCGATGCGAGCCTCGCCGTTCTTCCCAAGGTCGAGGGCCCCATTCCCGCCGGAACCACAGTGACGATTCTGCCACTGATCGTCACCAAGGGCGGTGTGCCGGTCCTCAAAGACGGCAAGCCGGTCAAGACCGCGCCCAAGCTGGAGTTTGCCAAGCCCACCGAGGCGGTTCTGGCCGCGGGGAGCTTTGTTCCCAATACGCAGAATAACGCCAAGTGGGGCCTGCCTTTTGGCACGCTGACCAGCAAGCACGGCTTTCCGCTGCTCTACACCTACTCGCTGATCATCGCGCTGATCTGTGGGACGGCGGGGCTGCCCCATATCCTGGTGCGCTTCTACACCAACCCCGATGGCCGGAGCGCGAAGGCAACCACGTTCTGGGTGATGGTGCTAATTGGCGCGTTCTACTTCTTCACCCCGATCTGGGGAGCCCTAGGCCGCACGGATCTACCATCGCTCTATGCCAACAATAAGACCGATGCGGTGGTGATCGCGCTCCCCAAGGCAATCGGGGGAGTCTGGGGCGATATTCTCTCCGGGATCACCAGTGCGGGCGCGTTCGCGGCGTTTATGTCCACGTTCTCTGGCCTCCTGGTCTCGATGAGCGGTGCCCTCGCCCACGATATCTACGGCAAGATCCTCAAGCCCAAGGCCACCCCCGACGAGCGCATCAAGATGTTTAAGATCGCCGCGGTGATCTTTGGCGTCATTGCCATGGGGCTAGGGCTGCTGGTGGAGACCTTCGATATCGCGATGCTGGTCGGCTGGGCCTTCGCGATTGCCGCCGCCAGCTACTTCCCGCTTCTTCTGCTGGGGGCGTGGTGGCGCGGTCTGACCATGCCGGGGGCCGCCGCGGGGATGCTCGGTGGAGGACTGTGCTCGCTCTTTGCGATCATCGCCTTCATGCTCTCGGACAAGAAAATCATCACCATCGACGATCCCTTGGTCAAGAGCCTCTGTGAGCAGCCAGCGATCTGGGGCGTCCCGCTCTCGATGCTCCTGATGTTCTTTGTCTCAAAGGCGACCGCAAGTCAAATCCCGGCCGATGCCGATGTGAAGATGCTCCGCCTGCACGCACCCGAGGAGCTAGGCCATAGCCGCGACTATATCGAGGACTCCGCTGGGGCGCACTAG
- a CDS encoding DUF485 domain-containing protein yields the protein MNDKELLRSVMRRQAGLSLRVAAVFLGIIFLLPLVNLYAPALAATNVGGFSLTWLILGVLFYPITWGLSAYFIQRSNALEEAIVHENLKENLH from the coding sequence ATGAACGACAAGGAATTGTTGCGCTCGGTGATGCGCCGGCAGGCAGGGCTGAGCCTGCGTGTGGCTGCGGTGTTTCTGGGGATAATCTTTCTCCTGCCGCTTGTGAACCTCTATGCTCCAGCGCTGGCCGCGACCAATGTGGGTGGGTTCTCTCTGACCTGGCTCATCCTCGGTGTCCTGTTCTACCCAATTACGTGGGGGCTCTCGGCCTATTTTATCCAGCGCTCCAACGCTCTGGAAGAGGCGATTGTGCATGAGAACCTGAAGGAGAACCTCCATTGA
- a CDS encoding acetylxylan esterase, with the protein MPQVDMPLERLYAYEGRNPRPADFDAFWDKALAELDGHDPQVELIPHTLKTHHAECFHLWFTGIGGARVYAKYLRPKQATTPHPAIVEFHGYSGHSGDWVGKLPYVAQGFSIASLDCRGQGGKSEDVGGVKGNTLRGHIIRGLADSPEKLYYRNVYLDTALLARIVMGFDEVDASRVGALGGSQGGGLTLACASLTPTLKKAAPTFPFLCDYKRVWEMDLAKGAYEELATFFRNFDPRHEQEDLWWERLGYIDNQHLAPRIQAEVLMPVGLMDTICPPSTQFAAYNKITSKKNLVIYPDFGHEGLPGCSDIVFDFMSDL; encoded by the coding sequence ATGCCACAGGTAGACATGCCGCTGGAGCGGCTCTATGCGTATGAGGGGCGCAACCCGCGCCCGGCGGACTTCGATGCGTTCTGGGACAAGGCGCTCGCGGAGCTGGACGGCCACGATCCGCAGGTAGAGCTGATCCCCCACACGCTCAAGACACACCACGCCGAGTGCTTCCATCTCTGGTTCACAGGGATCGGTGGCGCACGGGTCTATGCCAAGTACCTACGGCCCAAGCAGGCGACGACGCCCCACCCTGCGATTGTCGAGTTCCATGGCTACTCCGGCCACTCGGGCGACTGGGTAGGCAAGCTGCCCTATGTGGCGCAGGGATTCTCGATTGCCTCGCTAGACTGCCGCGGCCAGGGTGGGAAATCCGAGGACGTGGGCGGGGTGAAGGGCAACACGCTGCGGGGGCATATCATCCGCGGCCTCGCCGATAGCCCGGAGAAGCTCTACTACCGCAATGTCTATCTCGACACGGCGCTACTGGCCCGGATCGTGATGGGCTTCGACGAAGTCGATGCGAGCCGTGTGGGCGCACTCGGGGGCTCGCAGGGCGGCGGCTTGACCCTGGCCTGTGCGTCGCTCACCCCCACTCTCAAGAAAGCCGCCCCCACCTTCCCGTTCTTGTGCGACTACAAGCGTGTCTGGGAGATGGACCTCGCCAAGGGTGCCTACGAGGAGCTCGCCACGTTTTTCCGCAACTTCGACCCACGCCACGAGCAAGAGGACCTCTGGTGGGAGCGCCTGGGCTACATCGACAACCAGCACCTCGCGCCGCGCATTCAAGCCGAGGTGCTCATGCCGGTGGGCCTGATGGACACGATCTGCCCGCCCAGCACGCAGTTTGCGGCCTACAACAAGATCACCAGCAAGAAAAACCTCGTGATCTACCCCGACTTCGGGCACGAGGGACTCCCCGGCTGCTCGGATATTGTGTTTGACTTTATGAGTGATCTCTAG
- a CDS encoding GAF domain-containing sensor histidine kinase, whose translation METVEALLRQQEVLRAVIESISSELNLRPLLTRIVRHACELIGADNGTIGLVDERRELVRTEAIWQMPESELGAEMPRGVGLAGKVFATGEPLVLGRYGELESTTQPSLSANAVIGIPIWWREKMIGFFGIGTDATRQSRQFDQRDVETLTLFARHAAIAIENARLYAASEHALEEMELLYATSTQIGTAHTTRELVAAYLNLVTRGGRFACTVTRYLRESTEVGTVEVLGRWTPQDGLDLTPHHYPYHRDALDEALDRGETLAIPDVHTDQRVPETLRRIQAESGRPALALIPLRVAGAERLGHVILSHSQIHDWTPVELHPFEITAQQLASALDSRLQQERVATQGQQMAIFEERQRIARDLHDSVTQLLFTMTLIAQTTAAAWKRNPDEGERRVGRLVELSQTALSEMRALLAELRPPVPQPTGRELLETKGLVAALEAHLAATSDESTPVVLKVQRYRPATFVVEHALYRIIQEAVANARKHAQARQVSVTLSTLSRGTTRLVIQDDGCGFDTRTPTAPRADGSGMGLSTMQERVVKLGGTLTIDSRLGAGTRITVRVA comes from the coding sequence ATGGAAACGGTCGAGGCGCTCCTCCGGCAGCAAGAGGTCCTGCGCGCGGTGATCGAGTCGATCAGCAGCGAGCTGAACCTCCGCCCGCTGCTGACCCGGATCGTCCGCCACGCCTGCGAGCTGATCGGGGCGGATAACGGGACGATCGGCCTGGTGGACGAGCGCCGGGAGCTGGTGCGCACCGAGGCGATCTGGCAGATGCCGGAGAGCGAGCTGGGCGCGGAGATGCCACGCGGTGTGGGGCTTGCCGGTAAGGTCTTTGCCACCGGCGAGCCGCTGGTCCTAGGGCGCTACGGTGAGCTGGAGAGCACGACCCAGCCGAGTCTGAGTGCCAATGCGGTGATCGGCATTCCGATCTGGTGGCGCGAGAAGATGATTGGCTTCTTTGGGATCGGCACCGATGCCACGCGCCAGAGTCGCCAGTTCGACCAGCGCGATGTCGAGACCCTGACCCTCTTTGCACGACACGCCGCGATCGCGATCGAGAACGCACGCCTCTACGCCGCCTCGGAGCATGCCCTTGAGGAGATGGAGCTGCTCTATGCCACGAGCACACAGATCGGCACCGCCCACACGACCCGTGAGCTGGTGGCCGCCTACCTCAACCTGGTGACCCGTGGAGGACGCTTTGCCTGCACGGTGACACGCTATCTGCGGGAGAGCACAGAGGTGGGGACGGTCGAGGTATTGGGGCGCTGGACCCCTCAAGACGGTCTGGACCTGACTCCTCACCACTATCCCTACCACCGCGATGCCCTCGACGAAGCACTGGACCGGGGGGAGACGCTTGCGATTCCCGATGTCCACACGGACCAACGGGTCCCCGAGACGCTACGGCGCATCCAAGCCGAGTCGGGGCGGCCTGCCCTCGCCCTGATCCCGCTCCGAGTGGCTGGGGCGGAGCGCCTTGGGCACGTGATCCTGAGCCACTCTCAAATCCACGACTGGACACCGGTCGAGCTCCACCCCTTCGAGATCACGGCCCAGCAGCTCGCCAGCGCCTTGGACAGCCGCCTGCAACAAGAGCGGGTCGCGACCCAAGGACAGCAGATGGCGATCTTCGAGGAGCGCCAGCGGATCGCACGCGACCTGCACGACTCCGTGACCCAGCTCCTCTTCACGATGACCCTGATCGCCCAGACGACGGCCGCTGCCTGGAAGCGCAACCCCGACGAGGGCGAGCGGCGGGTGGGACGCCTGGTGGAGCTCAGCCAGACCGCCCTCTCAGAGATGCGCGCACTGCTGGCCGAGCTGCGTCCCCCGGTGCCCCAGCCGACCGGTCGGGAGCTCTTGGAGACCAAGGGACTCGTTGCTGCACTGGAGGCGCACCTTGCGGCAACGAGCGATGAGAGCACGCCGGTCGTGCTCAAGGTTCAGCGCTACCGGCCCGCCACTTTTGTGGTAGAGCACGCTCTCTACCGAATTATTCAGGAAGCGGTTGCCAATGCACGCAAGCACGCGCAGGCGCGGCAGGTGAGTGTCACTCTCTCAACACTGAGCCGTGGCACGACTCGGCTGGTCATCCAGGACGATGGCTGCGGCTTCGACACGCGCACCCCGACAGCACCGCGCGCCGATGGCAGTGGGATGGGGCTCTCGACGATGCAAGAGCGCGTGGTGAAGCTGGGGGGGACACTGACAATTGACTCTCGCTTAGGGGCAGGGACTCGGATAACGGTAAGGGTTGCGTGA
- a CDS encoding response regulator has protein sequence MDEIRLLIVDDHELVREGLTLLLEEAEEIVIAGQAGSVAQAVAQANALQPDVILLDMMLPDGDGVAVIQQLKAVGHPARIVVLTSFAEDEKIRGALQAGATGYLLKDVLRHELLAAIRAAAEGRPTLHPVVQSHLMQQLNPRKQATPLDSLTERERDVLKALAEGRSNKEIAATLGLTLGTVKGYVSTIFSKLDVASRTEATLLAIRNGLVNPNQS, from the coding sequence ATGGACGAGATTCGTTTACTGATTGTAGATGACCACGAGCTGGTGCGCGAGGGGCTGACCCTCCTGCTGGAAGAGGCCGAGGAGATCGTGATCGCGGGGCAGGCGGGCTCGGTCGCGCAGGCGGTTGCGCAGGCAAACGCGCTCCAGCCAGATGTGATCCTGCTGGACATGATGCTCCCCGATGGCGATGGGGTCGCGGTGATCCAGCAGCTCAAGGCGGTGGGCCACCCCGCACGGATTGTCGTGCTGACGAGCTTTGCCGAGGATGAGAAGATTCGAGGAGCCCTCCAAGCCGGAGCGACCGGCTATCTCCTCAAGGATGTGCTTCGCCACGAGCTGCTCGCCGCCATCCGCGCCGCCGCCGAGGGCCGCCCAACCCTGCACCCGGTCGTACAGTCTCACTTGATGCAGCAGCTCAACCCGCGCAAGCAAGCCACGCCGCTCGATTCCCTCACGGAGCGCGAGCGCGATGTGCTCAAGGCGCTCGCGGAAGGGCGGAGCAATAAAGAGATCGCCGCGACCCTCGGCCTCACTCTGGGGACGGTGAAGGGCTATGTCAGCACGATCTTTAGCAAGCTTGATGTGGCCAGCCGCACCGAGGCGACCCTGCTGGCGATCCGAAACGGGCTGGTCAACCCTAACCAAAGTTAG
- a CDS encoding Uma2 family endonuclease, with product METLALPRRLPLTRAQVRLLVDGGLVVPGTSEYIHGDLLEKMPQNPRHVHATKRVRRALEQLFGWEFVGSQAPIQVSEDSDPEPDAFVLNQPTESFSETPTAADCVLVVEVSDATLGWDKNIKLRLYALAHIDEYWIVDVAHRRLLVHRTPQGEDYLDIRTYTETEQVAPLSRPSAPLTVSELLP from the coding sequence ATGGAAACGCTAGCCCTCCCACGCCGCCTGCCCCTGACACGTGCTCAGGTGCGCTTGCTGGTCGATGGCGGCTTAGTCGTTCCCGGGACCTCGGAGTACATCCACGGAGACCTACTGGAGAAGATGCCGCAAAACCCACGCCATGTCCACGCCACCAAGCGGGTTCGGCGGGCGCTGGAGCAGCTCTTTGGCTGGGAGTTTGTGGGATCACAGGCACCGATCCAGGTAAGTGAAGATAGTGACCCTGAACCCGATGCCTTTGTGCTCAATCAGCCCACCGAGAGCTTCTCGGAGACCCCGACCGCCGCGGATTGCGTTCTTGTTGTCGAAGTCTCGGATGCCACGCTGGGCTGGGACAAAAATATTAAACTCCGGCTCTATGCTCTCGCACATATTGACGAGTACTGGATCGTTGATGTCGCACACCGGCGCTTGCTGGTTCACCGCACCCCACAGGGAGAGGACTACCTTGATATTCGCACCTACACCGAGACCGAGCAGGTCGCGCCGCTCTCCCGCCCGAGTGCACCCCTTACGGTTAGCGAGCTCTTGCCATGA
- a CDS encoding PEP-CTERM sorting domain-containing protein (PEP-CTERM proteins occur, often in large numbers, in the proteomes of bacteria that also encode an exosortase, a predicted intramembrane cysteine proteinase. The presence of a PEP-CTERM domain at a protein's C-terminus predicts cleavage within the sorting domain, followed by covalent anchoring to some some component of the (usually Gram-negative) cell surface. Many PEP-CTERM proteins exhibit an unusual sequence composition that includes large numbers of potential glycosylation sites. Expression of one such protein has been shown restore the ability of a bacterium to form floc, a type of biofilm.) produces MRLSTTTLVATLVALPTLAQAQTVRSASGANAAAILSTVNDFRADLGGANNGINAHAGSDGRREINWDAVPIGFSAPNTLNANFFNQNSQRGLQLVPTAGVTGFMVSDGDSTNLGGTNGAGVRFNNLNDTYASTFTTFTPQKLFTSLGSNVYDVTFFVPLTGPVLPGSTPALVSGFGSVFTDVDTVGATTIQYFDKNNVSLGTFSAPVQNLGLSFIGVSFGSATISRVRITQGTTALGPADNPGAGQDVVVADDFIYGEPVAAASTSAPEPGTLAFLALGGTLTLIRCRRRRLK; encoded by the coding sequence ATGCGTCTCTCAACCACCACACTCGTTGCTACTCTTGTCGCCCTGCCTACCCTCGCACAGGCACAGACCGTCCGCTCCGCCAGCGGAGCCAATGCGGCCGCGATCCTCTCCACAGTCAACGACTTCCGCGCCGACCTCGGGGGAGCCAATAATGGGATCAATGCCCACGCCGGCTCCGATGGCCGCCGCGAGATCAACTGGGACGCGGTTCCGATCGGGTTCTCCGCGCCCAACACGCTCAACGCCAACTTCTTCAACCAGAACTCCCAGCGTGGTCTCCAGCTGGTCCCGACCGCCGGCGTGACGGGATTTATGGTAAGCGATGGCGACAGCACCAACCTCGGTGGGACCAACGGTGCAGGGGTGCGCTTCAATAACCTCAACGATACCTACGCTAGTACCTTCACCACCTTTACCCCCCAGAAGCTCTTCACGTCGCTGGGGAGCAATGTCTACGATGTGACCTTCTTTGTTCCGCTGACAGGGCCGGTTCTCCCCGGAAGCACGCCCGCGCTCGTGAGCGGCTTTGGCTCAGTCTTCACCGATGTGGACACGGTGGGGGCGACCACGATCCAGTACTTCGATAAGAACAACGTCTCCCTAGGCACCTTTAGCGCTCCCGTCCAGAACCTTGGCCTCTCGTTTATCGGGGTCTCTTTTGGCTCCGCGACGATCTCCCGAGTCCGCATCACCCAGGGAACGACCGCCCTCGGTCCCGCCGACAACCCCGGTGCCGGCCAGGATGTCGTGGTCGCGGATGACTTTATCTACGGTGAGCCCGTCGCTGCGGCTTCGACCAGCGCACCGGAGCCAGGGACACTCGCCTTCCTCGCGCTGGGAGGGACGCTCACCCTGATTCGTTGCCGTCGCCGCCGATTGAAATAG
- a CDS encoding cyclic-di-AMP receptor, whose amino-acid sequence MAPKSRERILHKVKLVIAVVHDRDRGKISESLLRNGFKFTKIGSTGGFLREGNITLLIGADDKDVERVLGLINEASKSRKQYVNVLPPDAGPVGTFIPSPVEVEVGGAIAWVVDVERFERF is encoded by the coding sequence ATGGCCCCGAAGTCAAGGGAGAGGATTCTACACAAAGTGAAACTAGTAATCGCCGTCGTCCACGACCGGGACCGGGGAAAGATCAGCGAAAGTCTGCTCAGGAACGGGTTCAAGTTTACAAAGATCGGCTCAACGGGGGGCTTCCTTCGGGAGGGCAACATAACGTTGCTGATTGGGGCCGACGACAAGGACGTGGAAAGAGTGCTCGGCCTGATCAACGAGGCGAGCAAAAGCCGTAAGCAGTATGTCAATGTCCTGCCGCCCGATGCCGGGCCGGTGGGCACGTTTATCCCCTCCCCCGTCGAGGTTGAGGTAGGTGGGGCAATCGCCTGGGTAGTGGACGTCGAGCGCTTCGAAAGATTTTAA
- a CDS encoding sugar phosphate isomerase/epimerase family protein, with translation MIQVGFRIPGALGRIPFAELAAWAAENGFGSIDLGSPSPENVAALKANGLGLGTCDLGGTRDLLSTDEAVQKKGIEACSAGLEAMAAQGFTKAFTTFNPPDSTQSRRVSLENWSKSFPEVAKVAARLGVRIAVEGWPGPNNNALGVTPETLRAMFAVVPGDEFGINYDPSHLVRIGVDYQRFLREFGGRAIHAHGKDTQLDGDGAYLYGNLGPSLDRPVHCGGGDWRYCIPGEGVVNWAWVLGELQRHGFDDTIAIELEDFRYNGSVEGDKLGLIRAKANLTPYL, from the coding sequence ATGATTCAGGTTGGATTTCGGATTCCGGGGGCGCTAGGGCGCATCCCCTTCGCAGAGCTGGCGGCCTGGGCCGCAGAGAACGGCTTTGGCTCGATCGACTTAGGCTCGCCGAGCCCGGAGAATGTCGCGGCGCTCAAGGCCAATGGGCTGGGGCTGGGAACCTGCGATCTCGGCGGCACGCGTGACCTGCTCTCCACCGACGAAGCAGTGCAGAAGAAGGGCATCGAGGCCTGTAGCGCGGGGCTGGAGGCGATGGCAGCACAGGGCTTTACCAAGGCCTTTACGACCTTCAACCCGCCCGATAGCACCCAGAGCCGCCGGGTGAGCCTGGAAAACTGGAGCAAGAGCTTCCCCGAGGTGGCAAAAGTGGCCGCGCGGCTTGGCGTGCGAATCGCGGTGGAGGGCTGGCCGGGGCCCAACAACAACGCGCTAGGTGTCACTCCCGAGACCCTGCGCGCCATGTTTGCGGTGGTCCCCGGCGACGAGTTTGGGATCAACTACGACCCAAGCCACCTCGTGCGTATCGGCGTGGACTACCAGCGCTTCCTGCGGGAGTTCGGGGGCCGCGCGATCCATGCCCACGGCAAGGACACGCAGCTCGACGGCGACGGTGCCTATCTCTACGGCAACCTTGGCCCCAGCCTCGACCGCCCGGTCCACTGCGGCGGCGGCGACTGGCGCTACTGCATCCCCGGTGAGGGCGTGGTCAACTGGGCCTGGGTCCTGGGCGAGCTCCAGCGCCACGGCTTCGACGATACCATCGCCATTGAGCTGGAGGACTTCCGCTACAACGGCAGTGTCGAGGGCGACAAGCTCGGGCTGATCCGCGCCAAGGCCAACCTCACGCCGTATCTGTAA
- a CDS encoding phytanoyl-CoA dioxygenase family protein: MDAMEQYEKDGYAIFRDVLDAELIREASAHVEWLQKKHPDIRPEKLDWFLVLNDPFWVRLVADERLLDIAERFIGPNIALFASHYFAKPPHDGLPVLWHQDGSYWPLDPCEVVTLWLAVDDSTPENGCLRVIPGTHTLAFQEHVKDTSVENVLSSGIAGVDERSTVDVILKAGDVSVHHPNLIHGSDANTSDKRRCGLTIRYIPTSTRITKPIGAPFLLRGQAVPGVNDYRERPVYVEGEHFPFRH; encoded by the coding sequence ATGGATGCGATGGAGCAGTATGAAAAAGACGGTTATGCGATCTTCCGCGATGTGCTCGATGCGGAGCTAATCCGCGAGGCGAGTGCGCATGTGGAGTGGCTACAGAAGAAACACCCCGATATACGGCCCGAGAAGCTGGACTGGTTTCTGGTGCTCAACGACCCGTTCTGGGTGCGTCTGGTGGCGGATGAGCGGCTGCTGGATATCGCGGAGAGGTTTATCGGGCCCAATATCGCGCTCTTTGCCAGCCACTACTTTGCCAAGCCGCCCCACGACGGCCTGCCGGTGCTGTGGCACCAGGATGGCAGCTACTGGCCGCTCGATCCCTGTGAGGTGGTGACTCTCTGGCTGGCGGTGGACGACTCGACACCCGAGAACGGCTGCCTGAGAGTGATCCCAGGGACCCACACGCTGGCATTCCAGGAGCACGTCAAGGACACCAGTGTCGAGAACGTGCTCTCGTCGGGGATTGCGGGGGTGGACGAGCGCTCCACAGTCGATGTGATCCTCAAGGCGGGGGATGTCTCGGTGCACCACCCCAATCTCATCCACGGAAGCGATGCCAACACGTCGGATAAGCGCCGCTGTGGCCTGACCATTCGCTACATCCCGACCAGCACGCGCATCACCAAGCCGATTGGTGCGCCGTTCTTGCTCCGCGGCCAAGCCGTCCCCGGTGTTAATGACTACCGAGAGCGGCCTGTGTACGTGGAAGGGGAGCACTTCCCCTTCCGCCACTGA
- a CDS encoding methionine synthase, producing MKTIPLRTTVIGSYPFPGWLEFAAANLDQFGPDDLAELQEDAVIAALHDQTSAGLDVITDGEQTRLDFNLSFYGYIQGIELESAPPRRFGPPAHDQRGKHPIVEALSAPKGLGAVDEFKRLQKLARGSATLKASVPGPYTLSGRLLPGAIYADRWAITEALLPLVQAELVALVEAGCIEITVDEPSMSCYAHKEDPERFVEIFNRTVAPIVGKCHLSTHLCFGNYKARAVGPRQYAPMFPAFLGFSADEIHVEMASREFAELEILTQIAEAGKIAAVGIIDVKSYYIETPDDVASRVRRCLQHAPAEQLAFAPDCGLSQTARWAAKRKLANMVAGVEIVRSAIR from the coding sequence ATGAAAACTATTCCCCTGCGTACCACTGTCATCGGCAGCTACCCCTTCCCCGGCTGGCTGGAGTTTGCCGCCGCGAACCTCGATCAGTTCGGCCCCGACGATCTCGCGGAGCTTCAGGAAGATGCGGTGATCGCGGCGCTCCACGATCAAACGTCCGCCGGTCTCGATGTCATCACCGACGGCGAGCAGACGCGCCTGGACTTTAACCTGAGCTTCTACGGCTACATCCAGGGAATCGAGCTGGAGAGTGCGCCGCCGCGCCGCTTTGGTCCACCCGCCCACGATCAGCGCGGAAAGCACCCGATTGTCGAAGCGCTCAGCGCACCCAAGGGGCTGGGGGCGGTGGACGAGTTCAAGCGCTTGCAAAAACTGGCACGCGGGTCCGCGACCTTAAAAGCCTCGGTGCCGGGGCCGTACACGCTCTCCGGGAGATTACTGCCCGGCGCGATCTATGCCGACCGGTGGGCGATCACCGAGGCGCTGCTTCCCTTGGTACAGGCGGAGCTAGTCGCACTTGTTGAGGCAGGGTGTATAGAAATCACGGTGGATGAGCCATCGATGAGCTGCTACGCCCATAAAGAAGACCCCGAGCGCTTTGTCGAGATCTTCAACCGCACGGTCGCGCCGATTGTGGGCAAGTGCCATCTTTCCACCCATCTCTGCTTTGGCAACTATAAGGCCCGCGCGGTCGGGCCGCGCCAGTACGCCCCGATGTTTCCCGCGTTTTTAGGGTTTAGCGCCGACGAGATCCATGTCGAGATGGCGAGCCGGGAGTTTGCGGAGCTGGAGATTCTCACCCAGATCGCGGAGGCGGGAAAGATCGCGGCGGTGGGGATTATCGATGTCAAGAGCTACTACATCGAGACGCCCGACGATGTCGCAAGCCGTGTCCGGCGCTGTTTGCAGCACGCCCCAGCGGAGCAGCTCGCCTTTGCCCCCGACTGTGGCCTCTCACAGACCGCGCGCTGGGCGGCAAAGCGCAAGCTCGCCAATATGGTCGCGGGTGTGGAAATCGTCCGAAGCGCGATACGATAG